Below is a genomic region from Paraburkholderia sp. BL23I1N1.
GATGGCGTATGCCAAGAGGGATGTAGGTCGACTCGTTTTCGCCGAGAAGGAACTGCTCTTCTCCGCGAGTGACAAGGGCCGTGCCGCTCACGACGACCCAGTGCTCCGCGCGGTGGTGATGCATCTGCAGCGACAGGCGCGCGCCCGGCATCACGACGATTCGCTTCACCTGGAAACGGTCGCCATGGTCGATCGAATCGTAGAAGCCCCATGGCCGACGGACTTTTCTATGCGCGTCGGCTTCTGGCGACTTCTCGCGCTTGATGCGCGACACCAGTCCCTTGATGTCCTGCACGTGTGAGCGGTCTGCAACCAGCACGGCGTCGTCGGTATCGACCACGATCATGTTGTTCGTGCCGACACACGCAACCAGCCTGCCACCCTGCGAGCGCGCATAAGTGGCGGTTGCGCCTTCGAACACCACGCGCCCATTCGAAGCGTTGCCGCACTCGTCCTTTTCCATCGCCTGCCAGACCGCGTCCCATGAACCGAGATCCGACCAGCCCGCTTCGAGCGGCACCACGATTGCGCTGAATGGCGAATCAGGCTTGCAAACCTGCTCCATCACAGCGTAGTCGATCGAATCGGATGGCGAACGCAGGAACTCAGTGGCATCGGGAATGACGCATTCGTCCGTCTTCTTGGCACCTTGATAAGCCTGGACACACGCAGCATGCATCTCGGGCTGGAACCGTTCGATAACAGCCAGCCAGACTGACGATCGAACCACGAACATGCCGCTGTTCCACCAGTAATTGCCGGATTCAACATATTGCGCAGCGAGTTCCACGGCCGGCTTCTCGACAAAACGCTCGATACGATGCGCCCCATCCGGGAACGCGTCACCGAGGCGGATATAACCGAATCCCGTGTCGGCGCGATCGGGCGGAATGCCTAGCGTCGCGATCTTGCCGTTCAACGCATGACGTGCGGCAATATCGATAGACTGATGAAGCGCATCGAGATTCGCAATGGCGTGGTCCGCGGGCATGGCGACCAGAATGGCATCCTGCCCGCCCGTACATGCCGCCAGCGCGGCAAGCGTGAGAGCCGGTGCCGTATCCCGACGAGCCGGCTCTACGATAATGCGCGCATTCACCCCAATCTCCCGAGCCTGCTCGTAAGTCGCGAAGTAATGCTCTGCCCCGCACACGATGAGAGGATCCGCGGCGATCTCCCACGTCGAGCTGAAGCCCGCCATTCGTCCCATCGTGGCCTGTAGCAACGTCTGGTTACCGATCACGTCGATCAATTGCTTCGGAAACTGCTCACGCGACACCGGCCACAGACGCGTACCTGAGCCACCCGCAAGAATCACTTGCACGAGCGGCGGATAATCCGCCACAACCTGATCGATCGCTTCGTGATCTATCTCGCCAGCACTTACCGTAACCTTGCTCATTTAAAGCTCCTTTACATTGAAACCCGCTGGCGAACGAAATCCTCACGTCCACGCGCGATGCATTGCATCGTCAATCGCGCTGCAGGCTTCTTGTGTGATCAATGACAGAACGACCGTATCAGACGGACAAAGCCATCGGTTCAGTTCGCGGTGACAAAGGTGCACGCGTTGACCGTCAATCTGGCCCGACCGGAAAGCGTGGTCAGCATCGCGGCCGATCGCAACTGCATGACGTTCAACAGTAACGCCACGCATCGGCTTTCTACCGGCAAGCTGACGCCGCAGAGCAGTACTCGATGTGTTTCATCATAGTCAGGCTACGCTGCACCACAACATTTCTGGCGCGAACCGTGGAGGTTTTGGCCGTGGCCGTTGGACCTGCTTTCGCAAGCGCACGAAACAGGCTCGATTTACACGCTGCGCGAGACGAGCGGGTTGGAAATCAATTTATAGCCGTGATACCGTTCATGTGAACGAGTTGATACTTTGGTGTGAACGGTAGTGCACCGATATTGTCTGTTGTCCGTAACATGCTGACTTTTGGCGTCCGACTCCATGTTTGTGCTACGGGCTCGGCGTGGCCTTCGAAGACCGCACGCCACCGGCTTATCTGGACGCTTACCTTGACGCTTATCTGGACAATTCTCTGGAGCCGCAATGGCCTACATATCGCTCCTTGCACTGTTCCTGACGGTCACCAATCTGGTCCCCGTAAGCGCGGCCGGACTCGTCCCGCTCGTCTTTTGTCCCTGGCGCTTTTTTGGACGCAGCTACCCCACGTTCATGACGCCGCTCGCCGCGTTCACTTTACTGGTTGTGATCTCCACGCTGCTCTACGATCCCAGGTCGTTCCTGGAATTCGATTTCTATCGGCGCGACGGCAATTTTCTCATCTCGTACGCACCTATTTTTGCCGGCTGCCTGTATACGCACCGTTGGGACCTGAATAAAGTCCTTCGCACGTTTTTCGTGTTCGCGGTGCTGATCAATCTGCCGCCCTACGCTTACTACGTCATCCACAATGGCTTGCTCAGCATCCTGGCGCGTCCCGACGACAGTTTTGGAAGCTACTTCATTGCACGCAATGCGGCAGGCGGGTTCTTCGCCATGCTGTTCTGCCTGGGTATCGCATGCTACCTGCACAGGCGCAGCAAGCTGCTGCTGGCCCTGCTCGGAGCCAATGCACTCATGTTGTTCTCCACCTATAGCCGAGGCTCGTTGCTGGGTGCT
It encodes:
- a CDS encoding mannose-1-phosphate guanylyltransferase/mannose-6-phosphate isomerase translates to MSKVTVSAGEIDHEAIDQVVADYPPLVQVILAGGSGTRLWPVSREQFPKQLIDVIGNQTLLQATMGRMAGFSSTWEIAADPLIVCGAEHYFATYEQAREIGVNARIIVEPARRDTAPALTLAALAACTGGQDAILVAMPADHAIANLDALHQSIDIAARHALNGKIATLGIPPDRADTGFGYIRLGDAFPDGAHRIERFVEKPAVELAAQYVESGNYWWNSGMFVVRSSVWLAVIERFQPEMHAACVQAYQGAKKTDECVIPDATEFLRSPSDSIDYAVMEQVCKPDSPFSAIVVPLEAGWSDLGSWDAVWQAMEKDECGNASNGRVVFEGATATYARSQGGRLVACVGTNNMIVVDTDDAVLVADRSHVQDIKGLVSRIKREKSPEADAHRKVRRPWGFYDSIDHGDRFQVKRIVVMPGARLSLQMHHHRAEHWVVVSGTALVTRGEEQFLLGENESTYIPLGIRHRLENPGCVPLQIIEVQSGTYLGEDDIVRFDDQYGRCG